CCCTGGTGTGGATCCTCTGCAGGGTCTACTCTACACACCTGTCCTGAGAATGACCATCCAGAATGGGGCTCTGATGCCTGCCAGAGACTGCAGCTCTCAGGCtggaaataagaggaataaacTGAGATGGGACCTGTCACCAGCTGAGATCAGGACCGTGACAGATGGTTTGATTAGCAGAGTCAAGAAGGTGTATGATGACATTGGAGCGATAAAGATAGAGGATGTTTCTGTGGAAAACACGCTGAAAGCTTTGGCTTATGTCAAACTTGACTATGCATGTAAGTATTTAAGGATAATTCAAGTGGTaatctacattttgttttgtcaataaTCATATGAAAAGACCTGGCTCTGTTCCATAGAGCATCTTTGTCGTCCAAAAATCAGTGTTGTATTAAGTACCCGAAGGTAGGGGTTCAATGATACATCGATCCGTATCGATACATCGATTCAATGATCGACGATCCAATAGCATTGATGCAAAGTGAGCACTGGACACTGTAGTTATTTTTAGCAGTCccatatacatttaaatatgaagTATAGCAGCAAATGTGTATTCatccgcagctgaaaatagtccccaacaaaaaCATAGTTTACTCTTGTTTGAGTCAAAGTTTGTGAAAAACTACACTCCccagctgtttttaaaaagtaagtTTTTATTTCAGGCTCGCTTTTGAAGATTTAGATCTTCAGTAAGGAAGTTTGAAATTACTGAGACTGACTAAAACTTTTTATGGGATTTGTAGAAGAAAAGTAAGTTTCAACACCAGTCTTATTATTCTGCCGGTGGTACTAACATTCATGGTCCCTTTTGTGGTTATCTGTTCCCTTAGCATCGCGCCACGTTCTTGATTTCCCTCAGTATGTTTGTCCTGCTAAAGAGGTCCGGACAGCGAGCACGGACGCAGACAAGAAACTGTCTGAGTTTGATGTGGAGATAAGTATGAGGGAGGATGTCTTCAAGCGAATCACTGCCTTGCAGGTATGCTTCATGAGAGGAGAAGGTTCATCTAAAACTGTCCTTTAATTAGACCTCTAGCCCACTAAGATGATAATAATAAGGTGTTAATCTTTCCCATAAAACAAATTTGAGTTGAAGCTAATTAAAATCTAACGTGTGAGGATTTGATGCATTTATCACAGCAGCTATGCCAGCGATAGATCATTGTCACATCTTATGTCAGCCAAAGGGCAACAAATGATAGGACTGAAGTGTTTCCATATTAAGACCAGATGCTGGGGTCAAATAAGGGTACAGTATCCTCACCCTCATTTGACTCCAGCATCCTATTTAGCTTGGAAAAGAAATTTAATCTGATCTAACTAGTGGTAACCAATACCATATCCTAATTCACGTAGAGCTGTCTGGCATAGTTGAATACATTGCCCATATGAagaagtgtgtttgttttttgtgatgattttttttgaCAGCAaaagcttcaaaacaaactttcaCATGAAGAAAAGAGATTCTTAGACCGACTTGTGACATTGGGCAAGAGGAAAGGATTGCACCTGTCGAAAGATATACAAGAGGTAATACAATAGGTGACTAATTCAAAATTAGACATTTGGTTGTAGATATAACGTAACAAAATTAAGCATGTTTTTCTCGGTGTCTGAGTAAACCGTATAAAAAGACAACTTAATCATTTGtcaagtcttttattttgaagttttcttGTTGTGTTGCTCTGTTGTCTACATTTTGATCACAAATTCTGCTTGTAAACTTCATGTCAAATCCTTGAAATTGATtaaattttctgttttgtttttttttacttcccttttctctcccgAGGAAATCAAAAGAAACTCCAAGCTCATTAGTGAACTCTCAATAGAGTTTAACAAGAATGTAAATGAGGAAAATacgtttcttgttttctctgagCGTGAACTGGGTAAGCTTATATTAATAAAACTCAGCCAAAGCTTATTATAAATAAGCTTTGGCCTCTCTGTCACTCACGTTGTGGTCCTCTTGTGTTAAGCCGGCCTGGCCGACAGTTATCTCAATGGACTGGACAAGACAGCAGATGGGCAGTATAAAGTTACACTTGAATATCCCCATTACTTTCCACTGATGAAGAGGTGTCACAATCCTGAgaccaggaggaagatggaaaCAGCTTTTCACAGCAGGTGTAAAGAGGTAACTGGAATCGGATGATAAATCTGTATGCTCAACACTTTCCAGACCATAGCCAGCCTGGTCCTTTTTTAACTTGTGCATAAACACCTGCAGCCCTCTCTGGAGAAATAACGCTGTCACTTGCAAATATAGTGCTCCACAGTCATAATTCTTaagattttcatgaaatcaaACCACGTTTTTGATGTTATTTATGGACTGATTTTTCTTAGCAATAGCTATTCAGTGTATTTAGAGTCAGTAATTGGAATTTTTCTCTATATGGAGACCAACATTCCTACACTGGATTCAAATTGCATACCTACGCACATGGATATCAGAAGTAATGATGATGTTATTGATAACAACCTCACTGTTTACTCCCCTAATAGCTGTATCAGAGCTGTATTAaattactgctaatgcaaaccaaacatttctcctgctgctgcctcacattAAAGGCATTCAGCTGGTGAAACACCAAGTGGAACAGGAAGGAGCAGCCTCAGTGAGCTCTTACATTGCAGGCGGCAGGCTGCACACCTACAACTTCTTTGAATGTGTCCTGAGGCTGTCCAAATCATAACGGCGATGACATCTCAGACATGATTATTGCATGTCAGGATGATCAATAATTGATCTATAGAGCTTATATTGAAACAGACTTTACAAAGAGTTACACAATTCAGGATCTAATGAAAAGATCCTTAACAGGGATGTGATGGCtcataaatgatttaaaaatatgtttttaaatgtgcctATGATTGACCTTTCACTGAAGGATTTTTAGACTGCTAAAGTATAATACAGTCAGTGAAATTGACaatctaaaaaatatttttctctaaGGTTATGTCTCTcaccttttatattttatgtattttttttttttttatcattcacCTGCAGCTATCTGTAAAAACAATGTGTATATACCTGGTCTGAAATGTGCGTGAGGTAATGATGTACTTAGATagttaaagttttttaaatgcaagaCTTTCatttgtagtggagtattttcacagtatgGTATTACTACTTTCACtgaaggatctgaatacttcttgcACCACTGCTGATAAATATCTTATTCTACAGCCTTTCTTTTTTCTAGGCAAACACGGCGATCCTTGAAGAGTTGGTACAACTGAGGGCAAAGGTGGCCGACTTACTTGGTTATAGTAACCATGCAAATTATGTGCTGGAGATTAACATGGCCAAGAATGCAAGCACTGTGTCTGACTTTTTAGGTATGACCTCTCTGACCTTTCACCTCACAACCTCACACGCACACTTCCAAACACTCTGTCATTTAACATGATTCACGCTATCTCATAACGGCTTGGCATAAGAAAAATAGACCTCACTTTATAGATAGACGAGGAAGTAGACAGACTCGACTAGATGAGAGAAATGCTACACCTCATGCCTGTTGCATTTAATGAAGTGTATGTTGCACACATGCCTCTTGTATGTAGTGGAACATAGTAATTTATGGCATGCAGCACACGTAGTCATATATCACTCAGTGAAAAGGGGctgaacatgtgtgtgtcacTATCTTGTTACTATACTGCCCTTTAAAGGCGAACTGCAGAAACTACGCACACAATGAAACTGAAAGAAATGGCTTCAACAGCAGTTATGTGCatattgaatatatttttaagtaACTTCCATAGCTTAAAAATCATGACCAATTATTTGACCTATGACCCAAAAAATGCAGATGTTGCACTCTGACTTTGTATTACCTTTTATAGATATATTGGTAGTGCAAAGTGCAACTACAGTCTTAGTGTCTTCTTCATGGGAATTGTTGTTTAattgtttgcatgttttaaacACTTGAAACAGATGAGTagtaaagaaatgtattttgagaTTTAACCTATTAAGATGGCTTGACATCGTAAAATTTACGTAAACCTATGTTTAAAATTAGATATGTGCTCTCAGACAATGTAAGAGTCCCTGTCTTAATAGAAATAAATACCCATTGAATCTAGGTTAATAACTGTcaaaatgtatgtaatgctaGCTGTATACATTACAAGTTGTAGTTAGTTATATTAAATGAGTTACTGCTACAGTGTGCAGTGTAATACCCGAGTATGGTTGTACTATCTACTTCCTTTAACCCCTGGGTGCTGAGGGGACTGTAGCACCCCTGAAAATGAGGCATTATAAAAACCATCAGTGTTCACAGAAGCGTTCAGATGTTAAAAACTTTtggtgccaaaaaaaaaaacttgctttaattgttttagattaaaaaatattCCACTTTGatctgtactgtatgtttcccACTTTCCAGATACATTCTATGAAACGCTGAAGCCCATTGGAATCAAGGAGAGGAAATATATTCTTGCACTGAAGAAGAGGGAGTGCTTGATGAAGGGCCTCCTGTTTGATGGACAGATCAATGCCTGGGATTTACCCTACTACATGAATCAAGTGGAGCAGTGCAAGTTTGCTGTGAACAAGGACAAACTGATCGAGTATTTCCCGCTGGATGTGGTGACAGAAGGACTGCTCGGTATCTACCAGGAACTGCTTGGTCTCACGTTCACAGAGGTGGAACATGCACATGTGTGGCATGAGGATGTCAAGCTTTACTCAGCACATGACACTGAAACCGGAGAGGAGGTCGGCCAGTTCTACCTGGACTTACATCCAAGGTAGAGAATGTGTCACTTTTTAGAtaagttttttattttgaacatgttaaaacttgcttgaaaaattgCTTGAATAATTAatctgattatcaaaatagttgcaaaACAATTCTccatcaactaattgtttcaaCTCAGATTGAAGCTAGATGTGACTAGCgctttttatttgtgttaatgttcaGATTCAGTCCTACTGTGTGATAATTGTAATGTCATCTTCCACCAGGGAAGGAAAGTACGGCCACGCAGCCTGCTTTGGACTCCAACCAGGCTGCAGAGGACCTGATGCAAAACGCAGGATTCCAGTGGCAGCTATGGTGGCCAACTTTACCAAACCCAGAAAAGGATGGCCCTCTCTCCTCCAACACCATGAAGTAGAGACATATTTCCATGAGTTTGGTCATGTTATGCATGAGATTTGTTCAAAGGTAGGCATCAGCTGCTTCATTATGTTTTCATACTACTGTTTAATATTAATTAGAACAATTGCGCTTGAACTTAAACTGTCTGTTTTGTATCAGACCATTTTTTCAGAATTCAGTGGAACCCTGGTCGAGACGGACTTTGTGGAGGTTCCTTCACAAATGCTTGAGAACTGGGTTTGGGAAAAGGAGCCTCTGAGGAGAATGTCTCGCCACTACAAGGATGGTACACCAATCCCAGACAACCTGCTCGATAAGCTGATAGCATCCAGAATAGCTAACACTGGTCAGACACTGGAatttttcacaaaatataaaactctAACTTTTATACAGGAATCGGCAGTCTTTATTGATGTGCTGCCTTGTTTATCTCCTTCAGGGCTGATGAACCTGCGTCAGGTAGTCCTCAGTAAAGTGGACCAGTCGCTACACACCAGCCCTCATGCAGATACGACTGAGGTGTTTGCACAGCACTGCCAGGACATCCTGGGTGTTCCTGCTACACCAGGTCAGTTATAGCAACAGTTTAATTGTAAGGCAAATGCTGAAAAAGATTTTCATCAGTGATGATATGTATTTATGCCTCCTATGAGGACGAATACCtaaattgttacatttaaaatacaataaataccTTCCTGTTCTGTGTTCATTTCCTGCATGAAACGCATACATTCAACCTTTTCTCTTGGAACATGTGCAAATGATTTGTAACAAAGACCATTTTGATGACAAAATCTGTCCTCTGCAGGAACCAATATGACAGCCAGTTTCTGCCACCTGGCTGGAGGATATGATGGTCAGTACTACAGCTATCTATGGAGTGAAGTCTACTCCATGGACATTTATTTCAGTCGTTTTAAAAAGGATGGCATTATGAATCCAAAGGTGGGTCTGATTAttactatactgtatatcatatatatctatatactTGTACACATACATCTTTTATTGCAAAGTGTCTTTATTAGTTCTTGCGTGCTTTAACACAGGTTGGAAAAGAGTACAGAAGGGCGATTCTGGAAGCAGGCGGCTCTGTGGATGGAGTGGACATGCTGAAAACCTTCCTTGGGCGTGGCCCGTGCCAGGATGCCTTCTTTAAATGCAAAGGACTGATTAAGTCTAAGGAAACACAAACGATATAATTTGATACGACCTTTTTAAAGCAGCGACAAGGAACTTTCACTTATTGTTGATTCTGGCAACCCCTCTGGAACAAATGCAGTATGAGAACGACCTCCTTCCGTCTTAACGATCTTGATTagcgtgtgcatttgttttgaaagcaaatgaaagaaagacacaatgtacttttaatactgtttcttctttttgtatctatttgtttctttctttatttgtttgtggcTATGCAAGATTAATAACGGTAATATGATGGGGATACGAAGAAAACTTTGTTTTGGTGCTGTTCATACACCTACATGACATGTAATCCTGTAACTAACCGATTCGGTTGCTCTGTGATGGTAATTTTGTGAATTAAAGTTAACATTCCCTAGTAATGTTAGGTCTTCATTATAAGCCaacactgaaataaatatttgcaATCAGCTTAGTGTTGTTAATGACCTGACTTATCccatataaaataaataatctgaatttatttttatattaataattaatgagcCTATGAAGGATTAGAGTGTATAAggttataatataatattgtcGGAGAGATGGAGCCagattaaatgtcaaaaactcATACGTGAGCGGCTGCGAATACcagcttttgtctttaaatagCTTAAGTTATTTAGTACgtatgttaaatgttaaatcctgcaactcccctcctgttagttagaactgaagaagcctcttggatgagaagtgaaacgtcttcaagaaactgaaacgcatccagttgcctacgatacagcagtTAGAaataccatgacctggatgactgagaaccttcaacATCTAGCTGTTCAAAAGTTATGAATTATTATGAGTGTTTGCTTTGTTCTATGAAAGTGTCACTGTAAATTATTACAGTGTATTTGTATCATAATATTTGATTATTAAATTTTGCTGTGCAAGGACAAATAAATTAGCTTGACCCTTGAACCACGACCCTGAAAATGAAGCTGCTAAACGAAATTCAGCCTTGATCTATTTCATTATTGACACCTGACCTTTTCCTACTGTGAAAAAATATCTTACATGGCAGAgatcatgttgtgtgtgtgtgtgcgcgcacagCTGCAAGTTTTGTGAACTGTAAAAGTGCACCTAGACCTTTACTACTTTAATAGATGTAGTTTTTTTAAAGATCACCAAAGGCCGATGAGACGCAAACAAAGTACTTTTCTTATCTTTATAATACAGACATAACATCAAATTTCCATTatattaaaatacttaaatatatatttccaGATACAGACATGTAGTGATTGGACGCTGTGTCAAAGCTACAGAAAGACTTAGTCTGGGATGGTAAAGATGGCTCACTACAGCTTTATGTAACTCCCTgtaatatatctatatatgtcTTCCTTTAAAGGAATTAGGCTATTGTGCTGAAACATCTCCAGatctctcttcttttaaaaCAGGATTAGGAGAAATGGTTCATTTCCATATTGTGAAGGAAGAGGTTTTGCATATTTTGGGGGGACTAAAAAAGGTATACATATACACACCAGGGGGCGCTATAAGATAGCAAACGTTGTGCATGAgttaaacagtaaataaaaatgaatgttctcTTCCTATTTCCTTATTGGAATAAAAACCATTCATGCAGGACTTTGGCATGAATGGTTAAACTGCTGCATATGGTGAAAACACATCTACCTGTGTGTGTTGATTTAATAAAATGCCATAAAGTAATTATttgtagtctgtgtgtgtgtgtgtgtgaatacctTTCTTGGACTTaacatataaatgaaaaaataaatgttgttgtcGAGTGAGCTGAGCTGTAGGTGTCTGAGGTAGGTGAGACAGTGAAGGCATCACCGCTGGAGGCTCGGAGCTGCTGGAGAGGCGACTTCTGGTGGACAGCCCACTCCTGCGTGTAGGCACAGAGGTCGCAGGGAAGAAACGCACCGCTTCATGTTGTTCTCACACAGCCTCCATGTAGCTTCACTCGACTCTTGTCACAAAGCCGCATGATTGAACGACAGGAGATTATGACAGAAAACACCTGGGCGCGGCACACTTTGGAGGAAAAGGTTTCGCTCTACGCATTTTTGCCTTTTGTATTTCCTTGCTGATTGTCGTggacattttggatttttttttttttttttttttttaatgccctGTGTCATCAAGTCTTACCaattaatgactttttttttttttattcgcGTGTGTTCGCCTTGAGTAACAGCTACTTTAAAGTCTGAAAAACAACTGGGGGACGACAACGTTGGACAACTTGAGGACGATGTGCGTACTGGGCCAGCTCCGAGTCGCTCTTTAAGTGGgcaacgttagctagctgctagcactagcacacacacaaaaaaaaaccctaaaacgAAGCTGTGAAGCTCGCTAATGCCCACTTCTTGAAATATCTTCTGGATATCGTCTCTCTGCTTATAACCTGGACACCGTTACACGACACGCAGACTCGACGGGGGATTTAGGTGAGTGTCTTTTGTTTGCGTCAAGTTTACGCTTCTTGTCTGCGGGGCCCCCCTCGTacaacatgctaacatgagAGCTAGCTTAACGTTTCAGCGCAGCGCAGCGTCCCATTCTGATGCTGTCCGACTTGAGTCTTGATTAATTCAGTCAATTTTATCGAGAAATTATAATGTTACACCCTCGTTTGTACTCTCGTTGTTTGGTAATGGCTGTGACTATACTCCTGTGGTAAAATGGTGGTTGGTTTCGGACGGTAACGGGAGATTTAAGCAGCTGTCTTGTCTGTATTTTCGGTGGGGTTCACATCAACAGCTGTACGTTACATGGCTGCCTCTCATCTATTCAGGGTCACCAGTATATCCAATGTGACGCAGAAGGGGTACATCTAAAAATGCCAGTCAAcaacctgtatgtgtgtgtgtttttttaagctgaTATCCTCAGTATAAGTCATTAACCTAACAGCTGCAGTCACATCTTTTGTTGCGGGGCACCTTCAGCCCTTCGACGGACCGAGAGGGATTAGTGAGCTGCTATACACTCAACATTATCGGCGTTTTCATTTTCTCACCACTTCACTAATCAGATTACCATCCCCACTTAACTCCAGTGTAATTTAATCCCGTTAAGATTTGAGATTTTGAGCTAATCTCCAGGTTTGATTTttaggggttttttttctcccagcaggtccatcttttgttttatttttcacaaatcATCTCTTTTTCTGGGAAATGCTGTCAAGAGAAGCAGCTCAGAGAAATAGGAGGAAGCCATGATAACATTCAGGTGAAaagctctgtgttgttttggtttttttcctCTACCTGAATTACATCCGTTTATgctttgtgggttttttttaacacaccaATGACAGCATGACACTGTGCTTGCAGCTGTAATCTTGCCCATCTCGAGGGAACTGCTATGAAGCTATAAACCAAAACATGCTCATCACTGTACAAACAGCTGAAGTGACCCTTGAAACTGACAGGATGGGAGTGCTTTATGTTGCCAAAGAAGAGGACACACGACATGTTAAAGGAAAAGGTCACCCAcacattaaaattcagtcattatctgctcacctccatgtcgatggaaagtcgggttgAAGCTTCTCGTTCCACGAAACATTTCAGGCGCTTCGCAGTGAAATGGCGTTTCGGCGTTCTCCTAATCAACTTgaatagatggggacttgttttaaaaacaagtgacaaaaacatttaatggctccacacagctcatctGGCCCCGAgttcccaaattgatttgagaagacgttatttacacccttttcaATGCCGAAATCTTTCCTGTTCATTaaagctgctaagctaaaagcttcTCAAGTGGCTGCACAAGTTTGACCACGTGTtaagggtgtaaatattgtcttttttaaaatcagtttaggatctcggggcttctggagacttggattacgccagacaagctgtatgcagccattttatgtttttatttctgtcaggaGATTTGCTGTGTatatccagaaatgttttttggggaCTAcgaaaacttcacctgactttccatcaacatgagggtgagaagataatgactgaattttcatgtcTGGGTTATCCTACCCTCAAACATAGACTGTAAATACCGTAGGCATCTATGGCTATATAAATGTCCTCCATCCTGCCTGttgaaatacagagaagaccTCAGCTGCCTTCACACTCAACTGACTGGCATTGTCATGTTGTTAAACAGTAACTGATTAGCCTTCAAAGGCTGTCCTTGCTGTAATAAAACGTAAACAGAGACTAGGACATATCAGCTGCCACTTGTCATTGTTGTTGGCCCCGTGTCCAAGAGCTGGTGATCAGCTGTTTGTAGATTATTATCCAGTTATTCACAATAATATACACCGATGATTTCCTCAAACTGTAGAACAAACAGTTGTCCTATTCCTCAGCCCTTCCT
This portion of the Pagrus major chromosome 12, Pma_NU_1.0 genome encodes:
- the nln gene encoding neurolysin, mitochondrial, which translates into the protein MCALSVVVRRTLLQGLLYTPVLRMTIQNGALMPARDCSSQAGNKRNKLRWDLSPAEIRTVTDGLISRVKKVYDDIGAIKIEDVSVENTLKALAYVKLDYASSRHVLDFPQYVCPAKEVRTASTDADKKLSEFDVEISMREDVFKRITALQQKLQNKLSHEEKRFLDRLVTLGKRKGLHLSKDIQEEIKRNSKLISELSIEFNKNVNEENTFLVFSERELAGLADSYLNGLDKTADGQYKVTLEYPHYFPLMKRCHNPETRRKMETAFHSRCKEANTAILEELVQLRAKVADLLGYSNHANYVLEINMAKNASTVSDFLDTFYETLKPIGIKERKYILALKKRECLMKGLLFDGQINAWDLPYYMNQVEQCKFAVNKDKLIEYFPLDVVTEGLLGIYQELLGLTFTEVEHAHVWHEDVKLYSAHDTETGEEVGQFYLDLHPREGKYGHAACFGLQPGCRGPDAKRRIPVAAMVANFTKPRKGWPSLLQHHEVETYFHEFGHVMHEICSKTIFSEFSGTLVETDFVEVPSQMLENWVWEKEPLRRMSRHYKDGTPIPDNLLDKLIASRIANTGLMNLRQVVLSKVDQSLHTSPHADTTEVFAQHCQDILGVPATPGTNMTASFCHLAGGYDGQYYSYLWSEVYSMDIYFSRFKKDGIMNPKVGKEYRRAILEAGGSVDGVDMLKTFLGRGPCQDAFFKCKGLIKSKETQTI